The sequence below is a genomic window from Sphingobacteriales bacterium.
ACATTATTTGAAAAATCCCACCCCGACCGCTGATTGTCAGGGAAATAATAGAGGTATCCGTTCGACAGGTTGCAGAAAATATTGTTCTTAACCGAAATATCTTTTGAAGCTTCAAACATCAGGATTTTTGATTTCGAATAATCCCCTGAAATTCTGACCGTATTGTGTGCGATAAGAAAAGAAGTGCAATTGTTTGCATAGAAGGCTGCATGTTTCTGACTTGTCAGATAATAAGATACCGGTGAATGGTAATTAATGACATTGTTGCTGATAATGTTTCTCTGCAATTTGTTTTTCAGGCAGTTGTACAGACTGATAATAGTTCCGCTGTGTGAAGCAGGAGCATAAAATAAATTGTCGCTGATTTTTAAATCGGAGGAAGAATATAATTCAAGTGAAGAAAAGTAATCCTGCGTCAGGTTTTCAAATCTGTCGGAAACCACAGTCAGTCTGCTTATTTGACTGGCAGCAATAGCACAGGAAAACTGATTCAGAAAATAACAGTTTTGAATCAGAATATCTCTTTCCGGATCGAATACTGAATTTCCGTTTAGCTCGATGGCAATATACCCGTTTATCAGGGAAGAGTTTTTAATCACCAGATTATTTTCATTGGAGTTAACAGCAGGTGGGGAATAAATCAGGCTTTGGTCGGAAGAGCCGGGATAATACGCAGACAGAGGCCTTTTCCCCAGAAAAAGGCAATTTTCGAACTGAACATGCGTAGCATTATCGTTCATCAGCACCAGCCTTGAAAAAGTGTCGCTGATAGCACGGAAAGTAATCTTCCTGAAAGTAATATAATCAGTCCCCATGAGGTTCAGTACAAAGTTGGAATAGGTATAATACGACCTGTTTTCAAGAACCACATCAAGACTGTCGCTACCAAGCGATTCAAAGGTAATGGTATTCAGTGAGTCGGCTCCTTTAATCTGCAAAATGGTTAGTTGTGCATTGTAAATACCTTTTTCAATTTTAAATACTACCGGGGAAGAAATACCATTGGCATTCAGGCTGTCAATGGCCTGAGCCAGCGTAGCAAAATCGGCCTGAGCACTTTTACCAATCAGATAGGTTCCGGACAGCTGAGCTGTTGTCTGATTCTTCATCAGGAAAATGAACAGAAATAACAGGAATATTTTGGTGAAAACTGAATTATTCAATAATTTCCCATGTTTGTTATGGTGGTAAAAATACAAACCTGCATTGGTTTTTAATAACATTGGAAATCGAAGCTTATTCAAGTTCTTTCAGATCAATAATGAATCCGTCAAGCCCGTCTTTTTTATATTTTTCGAGCTTTCTTTCAGCCTTTTCCCTGCTTTCGTAAGGCCCGATGATGATTCTGTAGTAACGTTCCCCGTTCACTTTTGCCACATGAACCATGGGCTTATGACCGTATTTTTTTTCTATCCTGAGCAATTCAGTAAAAAGATTGTCAATCTGTTGAAAAGCACCAACCTGTACCCCAAAACCACTTCCGCTTACCGGAATCAGGTTCACCTCGAATAACGAAGAAGCCACTTTGTTTTCAGCCGGCTCTGCAGGCGGAACTGATGGCTGATAAACCTCCACCGACACTTCGGCTATTCCCTCGGCAACAAAACCCAGCTCTTTTGCAGCGGCCTTTGTAACATCTACCACCCTGTCGTGTTTCCATGGGCCACGGTCATTGACGGTAACCACCACGGACCGATTGTTTTTCAGATTGGTTACTTTCAACTGAGTACCAAAAGGATGAGTTCGATGTGCCGCTGTCATTTTATTATTATCGAATACTTCTCCGCTGGCAGTTTTTCTGCCGTTAAACTGATCGCTGTAATATGAAGCTTTGCCTTTCTCTACCTGTTGAGATAATGCATTTAAATTTAACTGTATAAATAACAAGACAAGCCCTGCAATGAGATATGGATGACAAACTTTCATGCCTTATTTATGTTCTTCTTTTCGCTTATCTGATTTCAGCTTTTCGAGATAATAAATATTAATGTAGTCAAAAGCATATATGGAAGTTCCCGGTACAAAAAACCCGAAATAATTATCAAAAGGTTTTGGAGCAATGCCTGTATATACCAGTTGCTTATTGACAAACAAATACATTTTCTTTTTAACCACCCTGACCGTTATGATATTAAAGAACTCGTTACTCAGCTCAAGATTTTCCTTTTGGTCAATGGGTAAGTCTTTATCAAAAACCCGTTTTTCCAGTAAAAATCGTTGTGTTACAAGGCTAAAACCCAGTTTGTAATATTTTTCTTTTGAAGCAGCATAGATGAGGCCTGCCGGTAGTAAACTATCGCCTGAGATCCAGCGCATTGAAAATTCTATCTCAAAATCCTTTTTAACATTAAACCTCATATTTTTAACAATCTTACCTCCAAAATCCTCGGAATGAACCGACAATCTGCCCTTTTCGATAACTGTGTAGCAAGGATACAAATCAGTCAGGTTCCACTTGTTCGAATTATTGTTGAACTCTTCTTCAAAAACAGCTTTTCTTGTCAGATTTTC
It includes:
- a CDS encoding septal ring lytic transglycosylase RlpA family protein is translated as MKVCHPYLIAGLVLLFIQLNLNALSQQVEKGKASYYSDQFNGRKTASGEVFDNNKMTAAHRTHPFGTQLKVTNLKNNRSVVVTVNDRGPWKHDRVVDVTKAAAKELGFVAEGIAEVSVEVYQPSVPPAEPAENKVASSLFEVNLIPVSGSGFGVQVGAFQQIDNLFTELLRIEKKYGHKPMVHVAKVNGERYYRIIIGPYESREKAERKLEKYKKDGLDGFIIDLKELE